The genome window GCAATAGTTTATAATCTTCAGTAATTCTTATATTGGCTGTTGGAAACCCAATAGTTCTTCCTATTTTTTTTCCGTCTACTACTGTTCCAACTATAGAATACGAATGTCCTAAATATTGATTGGCTAATATGATATTTCCCTCTAATAAAGCATTTCTGATTTTAGTAGAGCTTATTGAAATCTCATCAATTTCTTTTACTCCAATTTGTTCAACTTCAAAATTGTATTTTTTACCAAAAGCAATTAAGTCATTTATATCGGCAGTTCTGTTTTTTCCAAAACGATGGTCGTAACCAATTATAATTTTTTTTACATGTAGTTTGTCTACTAAAATCTCTTTTACAAATTCTTCAGCAGATAAATTTGAAAAAGTAGTATCAAAGGGATGTATAATTAAATTGTCAATTCCTGATTTTTCTAATAATTCAGCTTTTTCATCAATAGTTGATAATAGTTTTATAGTGGAGTCTTGTTTTAAAACCATTCTAGGGTGAGGAAAAAATGTTAAAACAACACTTTCAGTTTCTTTTTCTTTAAAATCAACAAGTTTCTTAAGAATAGATTGATGTCCTATGTGGACGCCATCAAAAGTTCCAAGTGTGATTAAGGTTTTTTTGTTAGTAACGAAATTATGTATTGAATTATAGGTTTTCAAGATTTATATAATTAAAATAGCAAAGATAATTTCTAATAAGATTAAAAAGTAATAAAATTATTTTTTTTGTTTTTTTTTATTAAATTTGTTAGCTAAAACTATTAACTAATAGAAAATGATGAAAAAATTACAATTATTATTAACATTTGTTTTGTTTGCTAGTTTATCTTACGGACAAAATAAACTTTGGACTAAAGTTTCTATTGAGAAACTTGGAAGTCAAGAAAAGATGGAAAGAGTTTCGGTTCCATCTGCATATCAAATTATGCATTTAGATTTAAATGCATTTAAACAAAATTTAGTGGGAGCTCCTGTAGATTTAGATGGAGTTTTTTCTAACACTATTGTTGAGTTTCCTAACTCAAAAGGAGAACTTTCTAAATTTAGAGTTTATGAATCACCAATTATGGAAAAGGGATTGGCTGATAGATATCCTGATATTAAATCGTACTCTGCTATTGGTATTGATAATCCAACAGTAAGATTGAGGTTTAGTGTTACTTTGTTTGGATTACATGTAATGTCTACTTCAGGAGATGAAGGTACTTACTATATTGATACTTATACAAAAGATTTAAATAATTATATTGTATATAATAGAAAAGATCTTTCTACGGTAAGAACATTTGCTTGTCATTTTCAAGACAATCATGAGGAAATTGCTGAACAAAATAGAAGTGCTGTAGAAAACCAAGTAATGGCTACTGATGGTATGTTTAGACAATACAGATTGGCTATGGCTTGTACTATTGAATATGCTGCTTTTCATGTAAATGCAGCTGGTTTGAATGCTGGTACTACAATTCAAAAGAAAGCTGCTGTACTTGCTGCTATGAATGTAACCATGACACGTGTAAATGGTGTTTATGAAAGGGATATGTCGTTAAGAATGAATTTAGTTGCTAATAATGATCAAATTATTTTTATTACATCAGATTCTTTTTCAAATAGTAATGCTAATAATTTGATAAATGAAAGTCAAACAGTTATAGATGGAACAATTGGTAATGCAAATTATGATATTGGTCATACTGTTAGTACTGGTGGTGGTGGTTTAGCAGGTTTAGGAGTTGTGTGTAATGCATCTAATAAAGCAAGAGGTATTACAGGTTCGCCTTCGCCAGTTGGAGACCCTTATGATATTGATTATGTAGCGCACGAAATGGGACATCAATTTGGAGGTCCTCACACTTTTAGTTCTAATGATGATACAGCTGGTAATTGTAATTCTGGGAATAATAGTCCTTTAAATTCTGTCGAGCCTGGTAGTGGTTCTACAATTATGGCTTATGCTGGTATTTGTGAAGAAAATGTTCAGACAAATTCAGATGCTTATTTTCATGCTAGGAGTATTGAACTTATGACCACTTTTATGACAGGTTCAGGAGATAATTGTATTACTCCAACTGCTAATGGCAATAACGCTCCTGTTATTTCGGCTTTATCAAATTATACAATTCCAAAAGGTACTGCATTTATGCTAACAGGAAGTGCTACTGATGCTAATGCAGGTGCTTCTTTAACATATTGCTGGGAACAAACTAATGCAGTTGCTGGAACGAACTATCCTTCAGCTACTCAAACAACAGGACCTGTTTATAGATCTAGAAACCCAAGTACTTCACCAACACGTTATATGCCACAAATGTCTGATATTTTTGCTGGAAATTTAACACCGACTTGGGAAGTTACACCAAATGTTGCTAGAACATTAGCTTTTGCTCTTACTGTTAGAGATAATCAAACCCCTACGGGTGGCCAAACAGCACGTGCTAATATGACAGTAACTATTGATGATACAAGAGGGCCATTAGTTGTAACTTCACAAAATACAGCTGGAATTTCTTATGCTACAGGTTCAGTTCAAAATGTTACTTGGAATGTAAATAATACAGATACTTCTACAGGTGGGGCAAATGTTGATATTTTAATTACTAATGATAATGGTGTTACTTGGACTACATTGTTGGCAAATACACCAAATAATGGTTCTGCAAATGTAACAATGCCAACAACTGCATCTCCATTTTGTAGATTAATGGTTAAAGCAAGTGGAAATATTTTCTTTGCTGTAAACTCTGCTACTTTTGCTGTGGGTTATACGATTTCAAATGTTTGTAATAATTTTTCAAATAACACTCCTTTAGCAGTTCCAGATGGATTAGGAAATAATATTTCTGGTGGTACGGTTTCTAAAACAGTTGTGGTTTCAGGAATTGCCAATAGCATAACTGATGTGAATGTTACTTTGGCATCTAACCATACTTATTTTTGGGATATGGAAATTTCATTAACTCACCCAGATGGTACATCTATGAAATTGTCTAATCATTTATGTAATGGATTGGCAAGTGGATTTAATATTGTTTTTGACGATAATGGTACTCCTATTGTTTGTTCAGGGAATCCGGTAACTGGAACATATATGCCTAGCAACCCACTAAGTGTATTTAATGGTAAACCTGCTAATGGAACATGGACGCTTTCTGCTTTTGATTGGTGGGCTGGAGATTCGGGTTCTTTAAATAATTTTACAGTTCAAATTTGCTCTCAAGTTGCCACTTTGACATCTGAAAGTTTCGGTTTAGAAAATTTTATATTATCTCCAAATCCTAATAATGGTAATTTTAATATTCAGTTTAATTCAACAACTGGAAATGAAATTAAAATAAACGTACACGATATTAGAGGTAGAGAAATATTTAATAAATCATATCAAAATAATGGGTTATTTAATGAAAATTTACAATTAAACAATGTTCAATCTGGTATTTATCTTGTAACTGTTCAAGATGGCTCTAGAAAAGAAGTTAAAAAAATTGTGGTTCAATAAACAACTAGATATTATAATTTTAAGAGAAGGCACACGCCTTCTCTTTTTTTTAACATAAAATTAATTTTATGTTAAAAAAATATTTATATTTGGCTATTAACCAAAAACTTAACCTATTATGAAAAAACTATTACTAGCTTTAGTATTAGTGTTTTCTTCTGTTGTATTGAATGCTCAAATTAAATCTAATTGGCATCAAGTTGAAGAAAATTCTTTAAAAGACTTACCAAAAGTTAGAAGAGCTTCATTTCCTCAAGAATATCAATTGTGGAAATTAGATCTTCAAAGTTTAAAACATCAATTAAGAAATGCTCCTGTTAGAGGACAATTTCAGGGTGTTTCAAATGTCGTTATTCAATTGCCTAATGCTTCTGGACAGCTAGAAAGTTTTAGGATTTTAGAGACTCCTATAATGGAAGAAGGGTTGGCCGCAAAATTCCCTACAATTAAATCTTATGTTGGTAAAGGTATTGATGATGTTACAGCTGTTGCAAGATTTTCAATAACTGAGTTCGGTTTACATAGTATGACATTGTCTGCGGGTAAAAGCACCGCTTTTATTGATCCTTACACTGAAAATACTCAAAATTATATTGTTTACAATAGAGCAAGCTTAATAGGTGATGGTCAAACATTTGAATGTTTAACCAAAAATGATGTTCATTTACCTTCAATAGAACATGATAGAAGAGCAAATGCTATGTTTAGAGCTGATACCGATGACAAGATTTTAAGAACTTATCGATTAGCACAGTCTTGTACAGCGGAATATGGCAATATATTTAGGGGTAATACGGCTGATCCTATAGCAACGCAAAAAGGTAGAATTCAGGCTCAAATGGCAATTACAATGACTCGTGTAAACGGAGTTTATGAGAATGATTTAGCAATTACAATGATTTTTATCGCTAATAATGATGCGTTAATTTATTTAGGTACTACTACTTCTGATCCTTGGAATGGAGAATATAATACTCAAACAGGTGTAACTATCGATGCAAATGTGGGTTTTAATAGTTATGATATTGGACACAATTTTAATACTTCTGGAGGAGGTAATGCAGGATGTATAGGTTGTGTGTGTAGTACAAGTACAAATCCAAGCGGAGGGTTTCACAAAGGAACAGGTATGACAGGTCGTTCAAATCCAACTGGTGATGCCTTTGATATCGATTATGTAGCACATGAAATGGGGCATCAATTTGGAGGGTACCATACGCAAAGTAGTTCTAATTGCAGATCTGGAAGTGGAGCAACTGAGGTAGAGCCTGGTTCGGGTTCAACTATAATGGGTTATGCAGGTATTTGTGCATCTAATGTACAAAGTAATAGTGACGCTTATTTTGCTTATGTAAATATTAGAGATATTATGGAGAATGTAAAGTTTGGTGTTAGCCAACCAACATTGCCAATAACAAGTTTTTCGAATAATCCACCTACTGCAAACGCAGGAAGAGATTATGTGATACCAAAATCTACAGCTTTCATGTTAGTTGGTCAAGGATCTGATCCTGAAAACGATCCAATTACCTATACTTGGGAACAAAATGATCCCGAGGATCCTGGTTCAACTGCTGCTCCAACAGCAACAAGAGCGTCTGGACCGATGTTTAGATCCGTTTGGGGTACTACTTCTAATACTAGGATTATGCCAAATATGACAACTGTTTTAACTGGCGCAACTTCTAATACTTGGGAGGTTTGTCCTTCAGTGGCTAGAGATTTAAATTTTTCATTAACAGTTAGAGATAATAATAATGGAATTGGGCAAACAGCTACTGATTTAATGAAGGTTACTGTCAACGGAGTGGCTGGACCATTTATTGTTAATGCTCCTAATACAGCAGTTTCTTGGCAAGCGGGCACTAATCAAAGTGTTACTTGGAATGTTGCTGGTACTGATTTGAACGGAATTAATGCAAAATTTGTTGATATTTATTTGTCAACAAATGGTGGAACATCTTTTCCAATTTTATTAGCTAGTAAAGTTCCAAACGATGGTTCTGAAACAATTACTGTTCCTAATAATGTTGGTACAACAAACAGAATTATGGTTAAAGGTTGGGATAATATCTTTTTTGATGTTTCTAATGCTAACTTTACAATAACAGCACCATCTAGTACTATGGCTATTGCATTTAATGGAGTTGAAGGCCAACAAAACAAGCCGTTTTGTCAAGGAGCTACTGCAACTTATTCTATAGATTATAAAGCTTTAGGTGGGTTTTCTGGAAGTACAACGTTTGCTGCAACAGGAACACCTGCAGGAGCGACAGTTTCATTCTCACCAACATCAATAAGTGCTAACGGTACAGTAACTATGTCTATAACAAATACAGCTGGTGCAGCTCCAGGTTTTTATAACATAGTTGTTACAGCTACTTCTGGAGCAATAACTAAAACAGCTCCATTTTATTTAGAGTTATTAAGCTCAAATTTTGGAACTCAAACTCTAACTTCACCAGCAAATAATGCTATTAATCAAAGCACTTTTATAACACTTTCTTGGCCAGTTAACGCTTCGGCATCATCTTATGATTTGCAAATTTCTTCAGATTCAGGCTTTTCAAGTTATTTTTTTAATGGAAACGTTAATACAAATTCTTATTCAATTGGTGGATTATCGGATGCAACAACATATTATTGGAGAGTGAAACCTAAAAATGCTGGATGCGATGGCATATTTAGTACGACATATAATTTTAGAACTGGACAAACAGATTGTGGTGTGTCGGTTTCAAGTGGAGATATACCTAAGACAATTAGAGCAAATGTGCCAAATACTGTAACTTCAACAATAAATATAGCTTCTGGTTCAATTATTACTGATTTAAATGTGAATTTAGCTATTACTCACACCTATATTCAAGATTTAACAATTAGACTTACTAGTCCGTCAGGAACAATTGTTGATTTATTAAGGGAGCCATGTGGGAATAATGATAATATGAATGTTGTTATAGATGATTCTGGATCTGCAGTTGTATGTGGAACAGGAAATCCTTCTTTAACTGGAGTTGTTGTGCCTTTCCAAGTATTATCGGCTTTTAATGGTCAAAATTCTACAGGAACTTGGACTCTTACTGTAATTGATGGATATAATGGAGATGGTGGTTCTTTAGATAGTTGGGGGATAAATATTTGTTCTACTCAACCATTGAGTTTAGAAAGTAATACTATTAATGATTTGGCTATTTATCCAAATCCAAATAACGGTAACTTTAATGTTCAATTTACTTCTACATCGGGTAATGAAATTAAAGTAAATGTTCATGATATTAGAGGTAGAGCGATTTTTGCTAAATCATATAACAGCAATGGGTTGTTTAATGAATCTTTGCAATTGAATAATATTCAATCTGGAGTTTATCTTGTAACTGTTCAAGATGGTGACAGAAAAGAAGTAAAAAAAATAGTAGTAAAATAACTGACTAAAATTCAAAGAGAAGTTTCATTAGCTTCTCTTTGAATTTTTCTGCTGTTTTGATTTTTATATCAAAAGACATAAAAACGTACTTTTTTTAAAATACATAGAGCTTTTTAATAATTTAAATTGCTTAAAAAAATAAGTAGGTTTTTATTTTTTTTTTTAATAGTTTTGTTTTTAATAATAAATTCCCAATAAAATGAAAAAAACTTTACAGTTAATTTTATCTTTATTTGTTTTAAATGTGGCTTTCTCACAAACAAATAAAGCTTGGTCGTCCTACAAGGGTCAAAGTATTATAGTTTCTAAAATAGCTCAAAGAGAATCTTTTCCTGAGAACTTTTCTTTATTAGAATTAGATTTTAATAGTCTAAAGCAAGTTGTTATTTCTGCTCCAGATAGATTTTCAGAAATCCAATCAAATGTAATCATTTCTATACCAAATTCAGATGGAAAATTAGAGCGTTTTAGAATTTATGAATCCTCTAATTTTGATTTTGAGTTGCAAGCAAGATTTCCTGAAATTAGAGCTTATGTAGGTCAGGGTATTGATGATAAATACGCTGTATTAAGAATGAGTCTTGATCCCAGAGGAATTCAAACTATGGTTTTTAGAGCAGACAAACAAACAGAGTTCATGGAACCATATTCTCAAGATGGTAGTGTGTATGCGGTTTATAAATCTTCTAGAAAAAAAGGTAAGTTACCTTTTACATGTTCTACTCCTGAACAAACTTTTGTTAATGATATTACTACTCCTGAAATTGTATCTCGCGCTAGTACTACTACATTGTTAACTTTTAGATTAGCTTTGTCATGTAATGGTGAATATGCTAATTATTTTGGAGCAACGAGTTCAGCTCAAGTAGCGAACGTCTTGGCGGCTTTTAATGCTACAATGACAAGAGTTAATGGTGTTTTTGAAAAAGACTTTGCTATTCGTATGAATATTGTTGCTTCAACCACAAATGTGATTTTTTATAATCCTGCTACTGATCCTTATACAACTTTGGCAAACTGGAATACCCAATTACAGCAAACATTAAATACAACACTAACAGGCCCTTCAACTTCTTTAGCGGCAAACAATGCAGCATACGATGTTGGTCACATGTTTGGTGCCGATGGAGGAGGAGGTAATGCAGGGTGTATTGGTTGTGTTTGTGTAAATGGTGTTGCTTCTGGAACAGGTAGTACAAAAGGTAGAGGAATTACTTCTCCTGCAGATGGAGTTCCGGCAGGTGATACATTTGATATTGATTATGTTACACATGAATTAGGACATCAATTTGGTGCTAATCATACTTTTTCGCATTCATCTGAAGGAACAGGTGTAAATAAAGAAGTGGGTGGAGGTGTAACAGTTATGGGATATGCTGGCATTACTTCATATAATACTCATATGAATTCTATTGATATTTTTCATTCTGCTAGTATTGCTCAAGTTCAAGCAAATATGGTAGGTAAAACTTGTCCTACTTCAACAGCGATAACGCATTCTGCACCAGTTGTAAATTCGGGAGGTAACTGGACTATTCCATTGAGCACCCCTTTTGTTTTAACAGGTTCAGCTACTGATGCTGGTGGTGCTAGTGGATTAACATATACTTGGGAACAAAATGATGATGCTGGTTCTAATACTGGAGCTAATAGTCCGGCTAGCCCAACTAAAACAACTGGGCCAAATTTCGTGTGTTACCCAGCTTCAACTAGCCCAACACGATACTTTCCTATTATGTCTTCTATTTTGGCAGGAAGTACTACAACTCAAGGCGTTGGTGTTACTTCTGAAGCATTGAGTTCGGTTGCAAGAACATTGAACTTTAGATTAACTGCCCGTGATAATGTATTGGGCCAGGGACAAACTAATTTTGCTGATGCTGTGGTAACAGTTGCTAATAAAACTGCATTGACAATAACAATGGCGCCAAATACTAGTTATCCAGTTGGTTCAACTCAAACTGTTGTTTGGACAGGTGCAACTGGTGCTAATGGCCACAATACAATTGCTGGTGCAACAAATGTAGATATTTCGTTTTCGTCTGATAATGGTGTTACTTGGACTACTTTATTAGCTGGGACGCCAAATGATGGAACTCAGGCGGTAACTTTACCAGCAGGTGTTGCAGCGCCATATTGTAGATTTATGGTGAAGGCTAGTGCAAACGTTTTCTTCAATATTTCTGCTCCTTTTTCAGTGGGTTATACAATTACAACAACTTGTAATAGTTATACAATGAATACAGGTTTTGCAATTCCAGATAATAATACGACTTTTACGGTTAGATCTATTAATGTGCCTACAACAGCTAATATCTCTGATGTTAATTTAGCTGTTAACTTGACTCATACTTACGTTTCAGATTTACAAATCGTTCTACAAGGGCCTATGACGCCAACAACTCAGTCAACGATTTTTAATCAAGCATGTACGAGTAATGATAATATAAATGCTACTTTCGATGATCAAGGTTCAGGGATAGTTTGTGCTACAACAATTACAGGAAATGTTATTCCATCTTCTCCATTAAGTGTATTTAATACTTTAAATCCAAATGGGAATTGGTTAGTTGGTATTAGAGATGTGGCAGCTGCAGATACAGGAAATGTAGTTTCTTATACATTAACAGTTTGTTCGGAACAAGTAACTCTATCAACAGAGGATGTTGGTTTAGATAATTTTACATTATATCCAAACCCTAACAATGGAAACTTTAATATTCAATTTACATCAAATTCAGGTAATGAAATTAAAGTAAATGTTCATGATGTGAGAGGAAGAGAGATTTTTGCTAAATCATATAACAACAATGGGTTGTTTAATGAATCCTTACAATTGAATAATATTCAATCTGGAGTTTATCTTGTAACTGTTCAAGATGGTGCTAGAAAAGAAGTTAAGAAAATTGTAGTTCAATAATTGAATAATATTTATAAACATAAAAAGGGAAGTTTTAAGCTTCCCTTTTTTTATTTCCCATTATATGTATTCATCGTATTGTTTAAACCTGCTAAAGCAAAAGATTTTATTATCTCTGAACTTATTTCCAAACGCTCTTTTAATTTTTCTTTTTCTTCATCGCTCCATTCGCCTAGTACGTAATCTACTTGTTGTCCTTTTTTAAAGGCATCACTAATTCCAAATCTGTACCGAGGATATTCTGTAGAGTTTAATAATAATTGGATATTTTTAAGTCCATTATGACCACCGTCACTTCCTTTTGTTTTAATTCGGATGGTTCCAAAAGCCAAATTCAAATCATCGGTAATAACCAACATGTTTTCTTTTTCGATGTTTTCCTTTTCTAACCAATACTTAATTGCTTTTCCACTCAAATTCATATAGGTGTTCGGCTTAAGTAATAATAAGGTTCTTCCTTTAATTTTTAGTTCAGCTAGTTCACCCAATTTTACGGTTTGAAATGAAATTCCTTCCTTATGTGCTAGATAGTCCAAAACTTTAAATCCGATATTGTGTCTTGTATTTGCATATTCTGAGCCAATATTTCCAAGCCCAACGATTAAGAATTTCTTCATGGGTAAACTCTCTTTTATTTGTTTATTAAACAGATTTGATAACCAATTCATATTGCAAAAGTAATGCAAAGTTTAGATACTGAAAAGCATAAAAAAAGCACCAGTAAAAACTGATGCTTCTTTTGTATACATTGAAAAGAAATTATTTTTTCTTTTTTGCTCCTTTTTCTGCTTTTGCTGCCTCTTGAGCTGCTTTCATTGCCGCACGAGAAATTCTCACTTGACAAACTACAGTGTTATCTGGGTGCATTAATTTGAAATTGTTAGTTTCAATTTTAGTAACGTATAATTTGTTACCCATTTGTAATTCTGAAATATTAGCTTCAACAAAGTCAGGTAAGAATTTAGGTAAAGCTTTTACTTTTAAACGACGTTGGTTTAAACGTAAAACACCTCCTAATAATACCCCTGGAGAAGTTCCTGTAATTTTAACTGGTACTTCCATAATGATTTCTTTATCATCGCTTAATTGGAAGAAGTCAATGTGTAAAATTTTGTCAGAAACTGGGTGAAATTGAATGTCTTGCATGATAACATTGTAAGACGTTCCGTTTAACTCAACTACAACAGTGTGTGCGTTTGGAGTGTAAACCAAATCTTTAAATGCTCTTTCGTCTGCAACAAAATGAACTGGTTGATTTCCTCCGTAGATAACGCAAGGAACCATTCCAGCATCACGTACGGCTTTAGTTGCCTTTTTACCTACGCTTTCTCTTTCTGATCCTTTAATCGTAATTGATTTCATTGTAAAATATATATAATTAATAAATACTTATTAAAGTGGCTGTTTGATTACATCAAAAATTTACCACTGATAGAGTTGTTGTTTTGTACCATATGCATTACTTCTGCAAATAATGGTGCGCAACTTACAACTTTAATTTTCTTTGATTCTTTTCTTAATGGAATTGAATCGGTAACAATTAATTCTAATAATTTAGAATTTTCTATTTTTTCGTAAGCTTTTCCTGATAAAATAGGATGTGTACAAATCGCTCTTACACTTAAAGCTCCTTTTTCCATCATAACATCTGCAGCTTTTGCTAATGTTCCTCCGGTATCAATCATGTCATCAACTAGGATAACATTTCTTCCTTTTACATCTCCAATTAGCTCCATTGTGTCAATTACATTTGCTTTTTTTCTTTGCTTGTAACAAACTACAACGTCAGATTCTAAAAATTTAGAATATGCATAAGCTCTTTTTGAACCTCCCATATCTGGTGACGCGATAGTTAAATTTTCTAAATTTAAACTTCTCACATAAGGTAAAAAGATAGTAGAAGCAAATAAATGGTCTACTGGTTTTTCAAAGAATCCTTGGATTTGATCTGCATGTAAATCCATCGTCATTATTCTTGTTGCTCCAGCAGTCTCTAAAAGTTTTGCAACTAATTTTGCTCCTATTGGTACTCTTGGCTTGTCTTTTCTGTC of Flavobacterium channae contains these proteins:
- a CDS encoding ribose-phosphate pyrophosphokinase; this translates as MLYQEPEAKIFACSQSVYLAEQIAEKYGVPLGKITFSKYSDGEFQPSFEESIRGLRVFLVCSTFPSSDNLMELLLMIDAAKRASARHITAVIPYFGWARQDRKDKPRVPIGAKLVAKLLETAGATRIMTMDLHADQIQGFFEKPVDHLFASTIFLPYVRSLNLENLTIASPDMGGSKRAYAYSKFLESDVVVCYKQRKKANVIDTMELIGDVKGRNVILVDDMIDTGGTLAKAADVMMEKGALSVRAICTHPILSGKAYEKIENSKLLELIVTDSIPLRKESKKIKVVSCAPLFAEVMHMVQNNNSISGKFLM